Proteins co-encoded in one Streptococcus pyogenes genomic window:
- a CDS encoding energy-coupling factor ABC transporter ATP-binding protein — MSAIIELKKVTFNYHKDQEKPTLDGVSFHVKQGEWLSIIGHNGSGKSTTIRLIDGLLEPESGSIIVDGDLLTITNVWEIRHKIGMVFQNPDNQFVGATVEDDVAFGLENKGIAHEDIKERVNHALELVGMQNFKEKEPARLSGGQKQRVAIAGAVAMKPKIIILDEATSMLDPKGRLELIKTIKNIRDDYQLTVISITHDLDEVALSDRVLVMKDGQVESTSTPEQLFARGDELLQLGLDIPFTTSVVQMLQEEGYPVDYGYLTEKELENQLCQLISKM; from the coding sequence ATGTCAGCTATTATTGAACTTAAAAAAGTTACATTTAATTACCATAAAGACCAAGAAAAACCAACATTAGATGGCGTATCGTTTCATGTGAAACAAGGTGAGTGGCTGTCTATCATTGGCCATAATGGATCTGGTAAATCAACGACTATTCGGTTAATTGATGGATTATTGGAACCAGAATCAGGGTCTATTATTGTTGATGGAGATCTACTAACCATAACTAATGTTTGGGAAATTCGTCATAAAATTGGTATGGTCTTTCAAAACCCTGATAATCAGTTTGTTGGAGCAACTGTTGAAGATGATGTTGCTTTTGGGCTTGAAAATAAAGGTATTGCACATGAAGATATAAAAGAGAGGGTTAATCATGCTTTAGAGTTAGTCGGCATGCAGAACTTTAAAGAAAAAGAACCAGCCCGTTTATCTGGTGGCCAAAAACAGCGCGTAGCTATTGCAGGTGCAGTTGCTATGAAGCCTAAAATTATTATTTTAGATGAAGCTACTAGTATGCTTGACCCTAAAGGACGATTAGAGTTAATCAAAACTATAAAAAACATCCGTGACGACTACCAGCTGACTGTTATTTCCATTACTCATGACTTAGATGAAGTTGCTCTTAGTGATAGAGTTTTAGTGATGAAAGATGGTCAAGTGGAATCAACATCAACACCAGAACAATTATTTGCAAGAGGGGATGAACTACTCCAATTAGGTCTTGATATCCCTTTTACAACATCTGTTGTACAGATGCTTCAAGAAGAAGGTTATCCTGTTGACTATGGATATCTCACAGAAAAGGAATTAGAAAATCAGTTATGTCAATTAAT
- the pgsA gene encoding CDP-diacylglycerol--glycerol-3-phosphate 3-phosphatidyltransferase → MIKKENIPNLLTLVRIAMIPFFLFITSSSNKVGWHIFAAVIFAIASFTDYLDGYLARKWHVASNFGKFADPLADKMLVMSAFIMLVGLGLVPAWVSAVIICRELAVTGLRLLLVETGGKVLAAAMPGKIKTATQMLSIILLLCHWIFLGNVLLYIALFFTIYSGYDYFKGASFLFKDTFK, encoded by the coding sequence ATGATAAAAAAAGAAAATATTCCTAATCTATTAACTCTTGTTCGAATCGCAATGATTCCTTTCTTTCTTTTTATTACTTCCTCATCTAATAAGGTGGGGTGGCATATTTTTGCAGCTGTGATTTTTGCAATTGCCAGTTTTACCGATTATCTAGATGGGTATCTTGCGCGTAAGTGGCATGTAGCCAGTAATTTTGGAAAGTTTGCCGATCCTCTAGCAGATAAGATGCTTGTCATGAGTGCCTTTATCATGTTAGTTGGACTTGGCTTAGTTCCTGCGTGGGTGTCAGCTGTTATTATTTGCCGAGAATTGGCAGTAACTGGTCTTCGATTACTACTTGTTGAAACCGGAGGAAAGGTCCTTGCAGCTGCTATGCCGGGAAAAATCAAAACAGCGACACAAATGTTGTCTATTATTTTATTACTTTGCCATTGGATATTCCTAGGAAACGTCTTACTCTATATTGCTCTTTTTTTCACTATTTATTCTGGATATGATTATTTTAAAGGAGCAAGCTTTCTTTTTAAGGATACGTTTAAATAA